gcagcgTCCATATCAAGGtgtgcatatttatttatttatagtattTTGCTgtcagtcttggctgttcgctaTCCACCGTGAGcgatggactgcgatctctcggaaggatgaaaaagctcggttagtggctcccacatgcattgagcgacggcagCCGCCAAAAACGCCCGggcatctgcactcagctgctctccagaagccgcagattcgactggctggacaccattgtcactgaagataaaaaatgggtcctctacgtcaacaACACCCACAAAAGCatgtggtgcgctggcgatgaaatgccggatcctttcgtgaaaggtgaaatccatgaaaaggtcatgctgagcgtctggtggggagttcatggaaactgctgccggacaacgtGACAGTTACCgtcgaggtctactgcgctcaactgcaaagaccggccgacaagatccgcaacgagcacccgaagctcgacaacgtccgcctgctgcacgataacgcgcgcgCGATAATGGGAAGTTCTACTGCATCAACCGTACAGCACAGACCTGGTCCCGAGCGACTACCTCCTCTTCCGATCTcttcacctggaagagaagcattacgatgatcgtgaccacctcgaaaatgaccttcgggctttcttcgcctccaagtcgccggagttctacgccaaaggaatccgtgatcttgttaGACATTGACAGAatgttgtcgatgttgatagAGATTATTTcgttaaataataaaatgttgttaaaaagttgtgttgttttgaaattttgccgtatttcggcagatactttccgaacaccctaatatttCGACCGTACGTCTGACTCATCAGGTTGCCAACGGTTccttttttcggaaattacAAATACgcatgaaaccggctgcttaaatagcagcCAACAGCTTATATGATCTGATGTGAAACCTTATCTTGATCAGTGCGATGATGACTTTTACGTCATTTCACGTTAGTACATTAGTCTGCGCCAAATGTTGAGgggaaaatgcagaaaaactcATGAATCGAATTATGCttcgaaatttttacaaaattgaAGGAATATGGGTAGGTGTAAAATCATGTTTGAGCACTCTCCAAATGTTGTACTCACGAGTAAGGAAAAGGAACATGGAATCATTACTTCAAATCATGATCATGTCGTaaatgcttaaatttctacgaaagaacgaaagaagcgTCGctggaaaaaatacaaattcaatttttcggaAGATGATGATGCTTTATGCTACATTTAATTCCTATTGATCAATGAAGGGGAACGAAGGGTGCACCAGAAGTCGGATGACCGGCGTTAGCCCGACATTCATTCTGGTACTAATTGTGCGCAATCTTGCAAGTACGTTCGCAAAATGTCTGCGAATAGAGCATGGTGAGTTAAGACGGTATTTTTGCGATTAAAAAGCCACTATCGGGATTggaacattttcttcattctaagAAAATCTGTCGGCAGTGAATTTCTTAACTTCAGCCGAGAATGATCGTAATTGCAGCAGAAGTTTGTGCGATGACGTCAGCTTGGTCTTTTCTCGATTTTTGATTTAAGCGCATACAGAGCCCGTATTCAGTCACCTGTAGCAGAAACATTTCTGGTGCCGAAATAAGTGGAAAAGTATTTTTGTTGCGTGATTCGTCTTTATCCGCGGgcaaatttttattcgatATTAATCTATCCAATCGAGGAAAAATTTTCCGCTAGTGCGCATTTATCGAactggaaaaattctattgaATGGGAAATAGGGATAAGTAATACGAAATTATCTACGTTTTGGTTTAAGCGTTTTATGGCTACGACGCGACGTTGATCCATTGATTCACGCAGACTCACTCCCGAGATTTTAGCTATGTCAGCGAATAGCCCCTTTCAGGATGAACTCCTTAAAGAACGCATCCCTCGGTGTACCCCCTGCCGCAGCATATCACCACTGAGATTTatcatctattatttatttatttatttaaagggcgggtgtggcgcagtcggttagaggtccgttgtagccatacggtcgagggttcgaatccaccctagtgctcaccaagcctttcatcccatccggggtcgataaattggtaccagacttgtctgggaggataaaaacactgccttgatcatcggctggcccccgcaaatcattctataggccaacacgcgttccaaaacctcaacgattacgaattccagtaaaacgcgttggcgcatcccaagtggattgatacgccagtgacttcatccttttacttttatttatttatttatttatctatttatttattagcgGAGTTATTCACAGCAAATATTTAGTATCATTAGAGAATTTTGAAACACTTGTGCCTAATCAAATGTGATAATCCTTAGAAAAACAGCCTCACGTTGCCAGATCATTGTGAAACTGATTTTGAGATCCAAGGAATATCATTCCACCGTAACCCAGTCTAAGCACCAGAACAGCCTGAAGATAATACAATCTTCGTTACAATCTTCGCTCTAActctggaacaaaaaaaaagaaaaacagattgCAAAGAAACCAGGATGATCGCTGTGAGCCAGGTTTCTGTATTGAATAGTTTCAGATCAGCGTCAAAAACATGAGATGCTGGGAAAGCCGGTGGTGATATGTACGAATACACGAGAAAGATGGTGATTGTTACGATGAACATCAGCGCCATGTAGGTGTAGGAAAtcttaattatattttttgaatgactGAGTTGACTCCAACGGAAATTTTTACCCATGCGACAAAACGACGTCGGTATGACAACAGGAAAgccatgaaagaaaaagttccgATCGTAATTATCAATGAGAATGGATGCGGCCAATCGGTTAGCTCGAGTTTCTCGAAATCCTCGTAGTCGGAGTGACTGAAAAGTTGGATTGAGTCTGTCATATGTAGGAGTACAACTAGCGCATCCTCCAGTTTCTATCCTATTTTCGATCCTATTTTCCTCACAGATGAAGGCACGATTCTCAAAACGATAAAAACCATTTTAGCGTGTTCGAAAAAGTTCTTTGCTATCAAGAACTTGTCGTAATAAAGCAAGAGAACACATAAAGCGTTAGATCGACAATTTCCCCAAGCTTatgcaaaattttcaagttcTACTTTGAATGGAACGTTGCGATAAGATCATCGTAAAAATTCTGATCAATAGTGAGGTTACAACCCGATTCGAGATGGAGTTTGACTTACGCGAAGTGAACTATCGGCAACTTATTCACAAAACCCTTTTGTTCCATTGCACCTTCTTTGAGTGGATAGTTCCACGATTTTATGGCGTTGGTAACGCACGTGTCTCCAATGCCCCTTGAACGAATGGAATAGAATTTCCGGAGAATTATTTCCAGGTAAATAATAAACTAACAAACGTAGGTCACCTACATATACTCATACTTTTGATGATCGAATGCATCTGAGTGCGACACCTCGTGTAGGGGATCTTGTAGAAGGGAACAATTCCTTGCCAATGACTGACAGtctgaaatttatttctaggaaaaaatttcaagcaaGAAATCCTCGATTCTATACATTACGTTCGTATTGCTTAAGAAAAACGCACACGATCTGCTTGACGACGCAACACAGTTCTCAAATGGTAGTTCGTTTATGAACATATCGAAAGACTCAATGAACACCGTAATCATGACCTCCATGAAATCAGTGCCGATTATAGTGCTCCCTATCAGCATAAGTAACGAAGAGACACCGATACCTGACAGCAAAGAAAAGGCagtgatttaaaaaaggagatgaaagaataaatatcTGAAGAGTCATGAAAATACCCAATTACACCTATAGATTCTAGAAAAAACCGAAATATCCAGAATAATGCTGACTCCCCTTAGTCGTCTTGAAATTTGAACATTGGAAACGATCTTAATGTTCGAACATTCTTACGATAATTCTATTCACCGTATAACGCGGACCACAGTCACTGAAATTTCCTCAGCAATCTACTCAAGCGAACGAATAAATAAGGTGTTGCCGTCTATAGGGATGACGCGTTAGTAGATGCTTCGTAAGAAAATTCCTACACGAAGGACGTTTCCCACGGCATTTTTTAGAACCATTAGGCGTAATTAAGCGTTTTCACTCTGATACTCGCAATCTACACTCCgaatactattttttttttgtggagaaatcttaacatcgtcaattttttggTATGCTGCCGTTAAATTGGTGGTCACAgcattttctcttcatttttggttCCAACcagttccagaaaaagttCAACAGCTGCGACTGAAGTATGACAGAGATATGGTGTGTAAATAGGCGCTCGAAATAGGTAACACAGGGCAAGGGGAGCAAAAGGGTTACGGTAGATTCGTGGGGAACTtgttaaaggcgtcaccccacaaATTTGACGAGgcatggatttccgatggacaaactTTATACAGGGTTGTAGACTGCGGGGATCAGCTGTGgtctcgctcatctctccctaatcgtagttAAAAAAAGGGCGTGAAAGAGTCTGTTTTTCACAATGTATTCAGTTGCTATGctgcacacgcgccgcatccagctgcgcggCGGTCGAAAGCAAGTGAGctctcctcgactgcctatttaaatgaaacctatgaataggttACTGAAGGGACCAGAGCGTATACATAGAGAAGCGTTCTAACattcctcgtaggaaataaagcggttcccacgccgtttttaggaggggtgagcggaaccactcctaATCCAGCAGTCTACAACTACATTTCTATCTTTcgccgcggattccctcaccacgtagGCTCgcggtatgctgtctttaactaAACACGAACTAGATTTGATTAGGAAAATTGTTGTCTAGAGATTCCCCGTTTGTGAATCCCCGGGAACTGTTCCGGGTGGTATATTGATAATCGATAAttcagaaataattgaaataactcagaggcatcaccgcacgaatctattttttcctagttGCCTTAAAAATTGCgaagcgtgcacaaggctggcgcgctccagtcgaactctttgtgaaaaatagcgtcccggaacgctcgaagccgcatcttccgggccgtgtttcacggtaattaggaagagatggacggaatcatcctcatccccatagtctacgaccccgtataagtaCAACCCGCCTGatacccgcaccaccccagattcgtgggatgatgccttaaATAGCTAATCTCTTTAACAGTTAATTGCAAATAATTACAAACAGATAAATGAAAGGACGGAACAAATGAACCTTCACACTTACCAACACTAATAGGTGCGATACGACTGAAGATTGTAAGAGCAGAAGAATGTGTGTACTGGCCTAACGCAAGTTCAAGATATGTCAATGGAAAACCAACAAAATACATCGACAACAAGAACGGGATCATCcagtaaactaaaaaaaaacctatgtaGGGCTTCTCCGAGAAATTCGCAATCCCAACTCTATTGAGCTTTCCACAAGCCTCTTAAGGAGTTTTCCACCAAGACCAACACAAGTACGTATTGAAGCATTTTACAAAGGTTCATTGCCTTTTGAACGTTTCATCACTTATTTCATAGCATCAATCTTCTATACTAATATCCACCTAAACCCCTTGGGatttaagttttaaaaaaaaaaaaacatacatacTTATTACACATTATTACATATCGcacatatttttccttttatttggaTTTTAAGCCTTTTTATTCGaagtttcttttgcttttttgggGGGGAAGTACGAGTACGAGCAATACCCTTCGTAAAGTCTCGCCACCTCCATGCTTGGAGGTGCCAGTAACCTTTCGAATCCACAGGCAGTCGCTTGGATTTCTGGAAAGGTCTTGTCTGGTCTGCTATGACCCGTATAGTCCGGACTCTTTTGGAAAATCCCAGTAGTTCTCTTCCCTGTAAAGTGTCCTGTAAATCGTAATTGTTTTCCTTACTTCCTAATCTGGCGACACAATAATTGAACATTGCTATGCTGTCAATGGATGACGCGTAGGAGACAACCACACAATAGTAAGTGACTTTACTCCATCGGAACGTTTGACCGATTCCTGCCCGAGATAATTTTCCGATGGTAATCTGAAGTTTATCGCTTAGCCTCGTATTCCAGCCATCGGATTTCGTTAATGAACCTACCCTATCCATGTAATCTCTGTCCTCCTCTGTTATAAGCACTACTATGTCTTCGGATTCGATTGATTCAGAAAGAGATTCTTGCTGACGTTCTCGTTCTCGAGGACTTGCAGTCGTTCTCGAATCGTATGGATATTCATCAGAACTAGCGCCCCTcgattttcttgctttttctgAACAATTTTGTTATTGGTTAGAATCAAACTACAATTGTTAAGATTTTGAAGTAGATTATAAACTATCTCAATTAAAAAGGATCCCAATGAGGTTGTGCTTTGATTGCTTTCAGGTGAGTTGCGAAAATTGCATCAGAAAAGAATTAAAGGGAGGCTAAGGGCTTTCTTTTCGATTTACatggttcttttttattcatattacaAAGACACGACTAAAAGTTGTTTATAGCCTAGGCGACTGAAGAAAGTCCTCAAATAACTGAGCTGAAGCTGGCCATGCTCCGTTAATAGACATATGTGCATGTGAAGCTTTCAGTAGTTCAGCGAGAAAGTCCTGGAAAGcgcgatcaaaaaaaaaaaaacatggctTGAACCGGTTTGGGAATGGCGTCCTGCATACTACAGGCGGAAAACTTGTGATgttaattgaagaaaaactgagaGTAGACGGTTTGGACCTATGTCGCCAACGACAGCAGAATACTGTACTAGCAGTATTTTGCTGTCGTTGGCGACATTGTCATTAATTGACGATAGCAACTTTGGCTTCGATGTGTTGATCACTgcgactttttttgaagattaaaGATGCAAAGTACGTTCCACGATCTTCCACAAATGTTCGAAAATTCGCACCGTTCAAACTTCTCAAATATTCAATCATATTCAAGCACTCAGTTTCATCCCATGTAGCTTAGTATTTCAATTTTCCCCACAAAATAGAGAAGTCGAAAATCAGGGAACTCCACCTTCACTTGATTTACTGGCTGTGAAAGTCTGACCTTTGCCTTCGGTGGCTgcaaataaaatcattttttttcaaaaggcaACTTCATTCACCAGATATTTCACTTACATACACTTCTTTTGCTTGTCTGCCCCCTTTGTTGCCCTTCTGAAAATCAGTAACAGTAACACGTCTATAGACCCTAATCCACATCTTCCAATTACCTTTTTGTGCAGTTTTTCCTTGTTCCATTCCGTCTTGGACTATACTAGTGAATATTTATGTCGTTTCGAATGCAAAGTAATTAAACTTACCTTTTTTCGCAACGCTTGAAGTCTTTCCTCGTATTTCGCCTCCTGAATTAGCACCTGGGTTCGGCAATGTTTCCAATAGTGAGTTCTTCCCAATGCTAGGGTTTGAGGGGCAGTTTCCAACAAGTGGGGCGAGGATGCAAAATGTTTACGAGTCAAGAATCGGGAGAAATCAAAGCAGGAGTCAGAGGCTTCATTAAGAGAAGCCCGAGACGATTGTTTATGAACGTAGCATTATTGGAATGAAAGTATGTAAAGTGGATTAGGTAGAGGATCTTATGATAAAACAACTCTTGGTGTCTTTTATTTTACGGAATCAAAATCACTTTCAGCGTTTCCACTTCATCATTTTCTAGGTagtaaaaaattgcaaagagAGACCTCTAATCCTCCTGAAATGTCTGTTTCCAGAAGTTATAAAGGAATGTTCGAATCTTCACCATTATACTTGGAAACTACGCCTCGGACCCTATTTACTACATTTTGAAAGTAACCCAATGCTTCCTCTCTTTAGGAAGAGAAACATAGATTTCTTACCTTTGCCCTCAGCGCTGCCTGCTTTGATCTGTTCGCGACTTCTCACTGAATGCTTCCCTTATGTGATATGAGCAGTTCTTCGCTAATGTATCCGATCTTACCTGAGAGTTCATCGCTTTTTACGAGCttcgtttttgctttttgttcttGTCCTTAATTTAAAGGAAGTCATTTAAAGCGATATaacttaatttcttttcttatattCGCGcactttctaattttctttattaatccatttaaaggcatcatcctacgaatctggagtggtacggatttccagtggagtattcgtatacaggatcgtagattatgggggtGACTTCGTCCATCctctcctaattgccgtaaaa
The Necator americanus strain Aroian chromosome I, whole genome shotgun sequence genome window above contains:
- a CDS encoding hypothetical protein (NECATOR_CHRI.G1341.T2); the protein is MFISQSKRQGCGSTRCEIGIEGNNPDRQSPESGSAEAGAKKESASGEEKGEKSRSVEGGEKKGSASAEEKGAGSKEKGAEEKLIGSAEGRTQRAGSAEVGAEKRIGGSAEGRTQKGESVEGGEAAQYRRKSKSAEDGAGQEQKAKTKLVKSDELSVRSREQIKAGSAEGKGKTSSVAKKVQDGMEQGKTAQKEGQQRGQTSKRSVSTEGKGQTFTASKSSEEKARKSRGASSDEYPYDSRTTASPRERERQQESLSESIESEDIVVLITEEDRDYMDRITIGKLSRAGIGQTFRWSKVTYYCVVVSYASSIDSIAMFNYCVARLGIYWMIPFLLSMYFVGFPLTYLELALGQYTHSSALTIFSRIAPISVGIGVSSLLMLIGSTIIGTDFMEVMITVFIESFDMFINELPFENCVASSSRSYCQSLARNCSLLQDPLHEVSHSDAFDHQKYEYMGIGDTCVTNAIKSWNYPLKEGAMEQKGFVNKLPIVHFAHSDYEDFEKLELTDWPHPFSLIITIGTFSFMAFLLSYRRRFVAWISYTYMALMFIVTITIFLVYSYISPPAFPASHVFDADLKLFNTETWLTAIILAVLVLRLGYGGMIFLGSQNQFHNDLATDAMVITAAVSFIYVSQAMLHILVRDSFMVEATSGDFVVFSSLLREANDFSVKANRAGSRLMSLYLGSFKTFRHLQAPMTALVSLFGIFAAFTSKVVRIEVLFSTVQDYIGIVPERETRISLMCLVCLFMSLFSLMCFCPRCHMLEISFETIVLPNAVLVILLGELFIVCGLYGTRRFFSNVSTMIMGKAMKHRYTRDDPISLIINMVTMLLWKAVIPVALLFSLYTYVIAPRTNIEDYDVLMHFLLLCPIPICALYKIFYSYIHKMNMARLFVPDADLWGPRSMGHRQLAEKNEKLVRV
- a CDS encoding hypothetical protein (NECATOR_CHRI.G1341.T1) encodes the protein MKQTRVLKTGSAESPDRQSPESGSAEAGAKKESASGEEKGEKSRSVEGGEKKGSASAEEKGAGSKEKGAEEKLIGSAEGRTQRAGSAEVGAEKRIGGSAEGRTQKGESVEGGEAAQYRRKSKSAEDGAGQEQKAKTKLVKSDELSVRSREQIKAGSAEGKGKTSSVAKKVQDGMEQGKTAQKEGQQRGQTSKRSVSTEGKGQTFTASKSSEEKARKSRGASSDEYPYDSRTTASPRERERQQESLSESIESEDIVVLITEEDRDYMDRITIGKLSRAGIGQTFRWSKVTYYCVVVSYASSIDSIAMFNYCVARLGIYWMIPFLLSMYFVGFPLTYLELALGQYTHSSALTIFSRIAPISVGIGVSSLLMLIGSTIIGTDFMEVMITVFIESFDMFINELPFENCVASSSRSYCQSLARNCSLLQDPLHEVSHSDAFDHQKYEYMGIGDTCVTNAIKSWNYPLKEGAMEQKGFVNKLPIVHFAHSDYEDFEKLELTDWPHPFSLIITIGTFSFMAFLLSYRRRFVAWISYTYMALMFIVTITIFLVYSYISPPAFPASHVFDADLKLFNTETWLTAIILAVLVLRLGYGGMIFLGSQNQFHNDLATDAMVITAAVSFIYVSQAMLHILVRDSFMVEATSGDFVVFSSLLREANDFSVKANRAGSRLMSLYLGSFKTFRHLQAPMTALVSLFGIFAAFTSKVVRIEVLFSTVQDYIGIVPERETRISLMCLVCLFMSLFSLMCFCPRCHMLEISFETIVLPNAVLVILLGELFIVCGLYGTRRFFSNVSTMIMGKAMKHRYTRDDPISLIINMVTMLLWKAVIPVALLFSLYTYVIAPRTNIEDYDVLMHFLLLCPIPICALYKIFYSYIHKMNMARLFVPDADLWGPRSMGHRQLAEKNEKLVRV
- a CDS encoding hypothetical protein (NECATOR_CHRI.G1341.T3), giving the protein MFISQSKRQGCGSTRCEIGIEGNNPDRQSPESGSAEAGAKKESASGEEKGEKSRSVEGGEKKGSASAEEKGAGSKEKGAEEKLIGSAEGRTQRAGSAEVGAEKRIGGSAEGRTQKGESVEGGEAAQYRRKSKSAEDGAGQEQKAKTKLVKSDELSVRSREQIKAGSAEGKGGEIRGKTSSVAKKVQDGMEQGKTAQKEGQQRGQTSKRSVSTEGKGQTFTASKSSEEKARKSRGASSDEYPYDSRTTASPRERERQQESLSESIESEDIVVLITEEDRDYMDRITIGKLSRAGIGQTFRWSKVTYYCVVVSYASSIDSIAMFNYCVARLGIYWMIPFLLSMYFVGFPLTYLELALGQYTHSSALTIFSRIAPISVGIGVSSLLMLIGSTIIGTDFMEVMITVFIESFDMFINELPFENCVASSSRSYCQSLARNCSLLQDPLHEVSHSDAFDHQKYEYMGIGDTCVTNAIKSWNYPLKEGAMEQKGFVNKLPIVHFAHSDYEDFEKLELTDWPHPFSLIITIGTFSFMAFLLSYRRRFVAWISYTYMALMFIVTITIFLVYSYISPPAFPASHVFDADLKLFNTETWLTAIILAVLVLRLGYGGMIFLGSQNQFHNDLATDAMVITAAVSFIYVSQAMLHILVRDSFMVEATSGDFVVFSSLLREANDFSVKANRAGSRLMSLYLGSFKTFRHLQAPMTALVSLFGIFAAFTSKVVRIEVLFSTVQDYIGIVPERETRISLMCLVCLFMSLFSLMCFCPRCHMLEISFETIVLPNAVLVILLGELFIVCGLYGTRRFFSNVSTMIMGKAMKHRYTRDDPISLIINMVTMLLWKAVIPVALLFSLYTYVIAPRTNIEDYDVLMHFLLLCPIPICALYKIFYSYIHKMNMARLFVPDADLWGPRSMGHRQLAEKNEKLVRV